A window of Daucus carota subsp. sativus chromosome 2, DH1 v3.0, whole genome shotgun sequence genomic DNA:
tcattattggtagattgaagttggaaacaacttttaacttcattccagactcgtttgaagttaaaaacaacttgtagcttgattttcggttgtttgaaattgtaatcaacttgtagtttcattcttgactcgtttgagcccgtaaataacttgtagcttcattattggtagattgaagttggaaacaacttgtagcttcattccaaagtcgttcgaagttaaaaacaacttttagcttcattttcggttgtttgaaattgtaatcaacttgtagtttcattcttgactcgtttgagcccggaaacaacttgtagcttcattattgactagattgaagttggaaacaacttgtagcttcattccatactcgttcgaagttaaaaacaacttgtaacttcattttcggttgtttgaaattgtaaacaacttgtagtttcattcttgactcgtttgagtctggcaacaccttgtagcttcattattgactagattgaagttggaaacaacttgtaacttcattccagactcgtttgaagttgaacacaacttgtacattcattttcggttgtttgaaattggaatcaacttgtagtttcattcttgactcgtttgagcccgtaaacaacttgtagcttcattattggtagattgaagttggaaacaacttgtagcttcattccaaactctttcgaagttaaaacaacttgtagcttcattttcggttgtttgaaattgtaatctacttgtagtttcattcttgactcgtttgaacccggaaacaacttgtaacttcattattgactagattgaagttggaaacaacttgtagcttcattccagactcatttgaagttcaaaacaacttgtacattcattttcggttgttggaaattgtaattaacttgtagtttaattcttgactcgtttgagcccgtaaacaacttgtagcttcattattggtagattgaagttggatacaacttgtagcttcattccacactcgttcgaagttaaaaacaacttttagcttcattttcggttgtttgaaattgtaatcaacttgtagtttcattcttgactcgtttgagcccggaaacaactttgaaattgtaatcaacttcaCTACAAGAAACTGGTCTTTTTGCGACCGCCTATCAGCGACCGCCTGGGGTCGCTAATGACTAGTAGCGACCGCAGTCAGTCGCTCAAAGTAGTTGCAGAAAAACTGGTCGCTGGAGTGCATCATTGCGACCACTATCAGCGACCGAAATAGTTGCGACCGCGTTTAGCGACCGACCCCGTCGCTAATCTGAGTCAGCATAATTTATGCCCAATCCACGTGGCGGCGACAAGGATCGGCGACCGTTCCTCGTCGCTAATATTTGCGACTAGCATTTGCGACCGTTCTTCGTCGCTACTGTTGGCGACCAGTATTTGCGACCGTTACTCGTCGCTAAGTTTTGCGACTAGTATTTGCGACCGCGATCGGTTGCAAACGTTAGCAACTAAATTGTTTTGTCGCTAATTTTGTGACCACTATTAGCGACTGTAATTTGTTGCTGTTTTTTGTATTGGTCAGTTTAAATCTTGCTACGGATGTCGGTCGCTAATacaaaattttctaatttttatttttttattttattaaattaccaAATTAATTATACCTGTATTTCCCAACATAATACAAACACACATCTGGTTTTACACACAAATACATAAACATTTTGCTCACTCTGTATAGTGAAAATGATAAATGTAAAATCcacataataatattaaaagttatatCCGCTAGAAAATCATATGATCTAGTATCACCAAATCCAAAAGTGGCgcataaaaacataaatacgATGACACTGCACTAATATCCGACATATAAAATCCACATAATAGTGTAAAAAGTTATATCGACTAGACAATCATATGATCGAGCATCACCAAATCCAAaagataaaaacataaatatgatGATACCACCCTAAGATCCACCGGCCTCATCATCTCGAGCATCATGCTCATCATGCTGTGATCCCTGAAATCAACAAAACAATAAAACATGTTTTATTATAACAAGTATATCAAACCAACTCCGCCATTCAAGAACGTAAGTAAAGGTAGTTTTACTAGATATTAAATATACCTCATCACCATGCTGCTGCTGCTCCTGCTCCTgtgctgctgctgctgcggACACTGCACGGGCTAACTCCTCAGGATCCATTGCCCCCAGATGCCCTCCTAGTGTGAGAAGAAGCTCTCGATCCCTGCATATAGCTCTGACACAGTCAGCGGGAGTATGATGACTAGCTGGATGAGTCGAAAACTGTGAAGACTGTGTGCTCCCCGAGCCATAAATGGATGGGCGAGTTCTTCGGCCTTGACCCTTAACATAATTCTTCTTCACAATAGATGCTCTCTCCCACAACTCCTGGTCAATATGTGGACGTGGAGTGCCCACGGGATAACGCTCATCCATTAAGAGACGATAATTATCCTGCCATCATATTAGCAACAAAACAGTCAAAAATGAATTTATTGAATACTAACTGTATGATAACCTTATAATAGCTTCTTAATTACTGTAACAAAATGTTGTGTTAAAGTGACGTGTCCGAAATTCTAACATAAGATCATAATAGCAAATTATTTATACAAATGGAAAGTAGCAGGTTCCGTAATTTCATTgctaaataatataaacatgtTTTGCAATTccatttcaaaaaatttcaacgCAACTTCgccacaaatatatataactagaaATAGTTTGTTGTTACCGCTGTTTTAACGGCATCAGGAAGGCCATCTCGAGTGGCAACATATACATCCAACCAGTGGATAGGCTCACCCTTAGACGCAGACTCCTAAACAAAACAGATTCAAATATTACAAACTAAACTTGTTATATCATCAAGCTCATGATTGCAACAATTAAGAATTATTCATACCCGCGCAACCAAATGTGCCAACTGGGAGATACTGCCACCCTTGTAGGTACCTTTGGCCTTCTCGCCATCACGTACACCTGCAGCTCTATTTTCGGCAGCAGTCTTTCGTCTCTTCAACCATATTGGATCTCTCCATTGGTCACACATCTGAGACCATACATCAGCTGAGCACCACCAAGGATTATACTCATGCATATATTCAACTCCTTGACCTGGATGAGCATCCCCAGCAAGTCTTATGGCATTTGCGCGATCTTTTGAAAGCTTGTCTTTTGTTCTAGTAGCACACTTTTGCCAGAATAGTTTAGCTATTAACGAACTCTGCTCATTGGTCCACCTATAGCGTTTCtgcaaaaatataattacaagtCAATTCACAATGATATAGTAAAACTAACTTAAATCACAACATCTAAAAGACAAAGATTCATAAAATATTCATGGCTACTACTCCCTGGTATTTGGTTAGTTTAAATTTCACAATAGGTAACATCTGTATATGTATTGTTAGTTAATAGGAGTTATATATTAAAGAGGTTAAGGttcctaaatatatataaagatattaaaataattttaaaacaatgaaCATGGCTCATGTTAGTATCATCATCATGTGGTTTCTTGAAAagccataaaaaaataataagcaaGTTAATTAATGactaaactaatatttatgaaatctcCATGTGGTTATGTTTCTAGCAGTACTATAAGATCCAGAGCTCTAGGGAACTGATTTATACAAAAGGAATGGCCaaagatgctcatgtcaaagaTGCCAGATTTAAAAGTTCCAACTCAGCATCTTTAaagtgaaatttataaatattaatactccctccgtctcaatttataggtccattttggaaaaaaaaattgtcccaaaatacttgtccctctcttctttcaatacaaatttagctacatattaattgtgatttttttgaaactcaacattattctcatttctcaatgcactaattcCATATATTTATTGTgctttttttaaaactcaactatattctcacttatcaatgtaCTAATTAATGAttcatgagataagattctatctaaccaacttttttcttaatatgcgtgtttattccaaaatggacctataaattgagacggagggagtatcttttttAATTGTATATGTACATTTGATTGCAAAGAAGAAAGGAGGAGCAtgcttaataaaataaataaataatcaaggtCTGTTCTGCAACTGGACCTTTATAAACCCTTAGCTAAACCACAACAGAGCATTGATCTTCTCAATTATTCTCCAGAGATAGCTTGGTGATTATGAGAAAGAATAATGACATGCAGAATTAGATTGAaaggaaataaaaataaattaataatttatgaggGAATGCTAACTACTTTACAATCATGTCCAGAGTTACAAAAGTTATCAAGATCCTGGttaagatatttttaattataaccaTAATGAATGTGCATTTAGAAGTAATCCAAATACTCAAGTTAATTATTGTTGCTCTTTCTTGTCAGATAATTTCTAACTTTGCACTAAAAAAAGCTTAATAAATGATACCACTCCTAAAACTATAACAAAAGTTGATATATAATGTCACGCCCcaaaccaacacacacacacgaattgatataatatgaacaagagacagataaataataaatccggaaattaggattacataatttaaatcccaaaagggtaacctttagttaattacaagtccaaaaaggtgaaataaagtcccaaaagatcttataagttcagagtgtggatcagcccatctaactagtacaaaacataatagcgaaagccgcttatatcatatatgctaccttcgcccttaaacaattctctgcgtagccagtggtcgatttacgtgctgtttgctttgtgcgtaccatatttgctagctgtaaaaggggttaaatacgagaacatgagcaaagacgctcagcaagtactaacagtcctaaacacatggcatcataataatatcaaaggtgtccgaaacaaatttaagaataaatgataaagcattcattaaggttcatgataatatgatgaatggacatggcaaaacacatggataatcatggtatagaaatcatggcatcgtggcaatatggcaacatgttataatcatatcatcatcaaaattcattttaggacgctacggattacagccggtgatcagccgcgaagtaatcccgaaccgcgctgggttctcaaatataatgggatccctaggctatatgtgagcctaataatatgtgaaaaggacttgcgtctagtccaaatcactaaagaaaacattttataattcattttgatttataacatggatgccggaaaaaggtttatatcatcttttattgaaatatggcaaaagggttcaagttcactaataatgtgtcaacgcatattggacttaaggggataagttccaaagtcaaaagaaagtcaattctatcaagtgttattcggtatttatgaaagtatacgtGTCATGGTGTTATTGGAAGTTTTTAATAGGGAATCTAACATTTTGGGTACAAGTGTAAGGATATATTTGAAAGGAAGGTACTAGTATGATCGGAATTTTTATGTCAAGGTATTTGCGAACATAATAGGTATGGTGATTATcgcaactaaatattcataaggatTTATGAGTTCACGGGtgcacatatatttgcaacaattgtaaagttaaggatgtagtaacttgcctttgcaagattctgagattattcaatcttgatggtacgagcttttcctttcgcctcggaacctacacattatattaacctCGTCACTAAACGGCATtttaagtctaatttatattacacgCGCCTATTCTCTAGTTACGTAACCTAATACTCTATTATTAGCTAACTATCGCTATAAGAGTCATTACACGTACTTAATTTTAGGTATACATGCTCATTTATACATATGAAAgacaattaacataatcatgtattcacatactccacatagtcacataattcacatagtcacataatggcatggcatgatttattaactatatatatatatactacatacttaaactcctaaacacataagcaagtagcacataaaggctaatttctaaacttctaaactcctcatactgaccttatcttaatcctaaaagtgcttgcaaaactcagcccttatacccttgacaatcatgcaagagttgcacttacaactctccaatggctctctaaggttgctctcggttacttagtgaaaataagatgctctaactagggccttcactctaatttacttctaataggtttctaagactctaaacttacttgtgcaattgatacaatacaaaggcctcacacaaattggtttaaaatgttcaaagggcacagtgaggttctctgttgcaacctctctgcactacctgcatcctaactgagataatttaatgtgtactaagtgcattcctaccaaatcaattcccatggattcccaactcttaaggctatctctcagacttggtttcactccaaggccccatatgaaacttcccaggttattacacaaagttgacactgctgaaaactaccctgtttcccaactgccttgtgtttactgatttaaaactctgttttctcactAGGATTTGGGTTCTAATGGTTTGTTAGGATTTCTTAGGGTTCACTAAGCTCAGTTaagccaaggccccatgaaggcctcactcatgacaaggtgaaaacctcacaagaacacagattgttcaattctgccctgttttggggtatctactgttttgagtgtgtatacctacctaaatgcaggggctttggtgatttaagactactggaatcataacaaaactcactcccaactcctggacacttgggaccagcaaaacccaaccaaatcaacaccaaaactcctagtttctatgtgcaaaaatctgtccagtgctagtgtgtgcctccttccaccttatcacccatcttaacaccattcaacaacaaccaagccaacaactctagtctataatctatataccactattgtatagccttatacaagaaattacaacacaaatcaagcctcaaaaatcacattaccgaagccaaaaatcacagcagagcagagcagattggttttcagcatttctaagcatgatttcgatctaatactccatataaaatcacataatacatcaaaactgaacatgactaatcatggcacatattatactagcattttatggcaaaaaccgaggcatgcaatgatcaaaaaccagtttaaaaagtgacaaaatcagcatacactttatactatgaaaatcatgacatgcacttataaactctaactttcttggcaagatcttgacatgcaatgtttaaaactttgtaaaacaatctTGTAAATACTGAAACTCAAAGATCCCAGCAAGAAACATCTCATTCCATCCacaaaaatcatccaaatcaatggattcccttcggctccttgggagtcattgccgagggcttgaaccaaggttatggcttgacaaatgggggtgatacactccctcaagaccactccttgtccaagtatttaagccacaatgagttcaactctaggtccatgagaaccaaagtcgaaaactcttggcttgatgacatgcaagtactcaaactaaccttaaatggaagcttgtgactaggagatgatttttctctcttggatgagtggtaaattatgtgtgtatatgaggttatgaagagaaaattttaagggtttgggagggggtttctactcagctgaaatgagagagagggaggagagtttggtgggtttgattttgtgtgtagtgtagtgtaggaaatgatgaagtcttgtgcttttgactagactagaagtgagtggatttgggtagttacaattctatccttctagtggctttaggtgagaatgcatgcaaggttttagtggtaattacaagagtcaaatggtgtgaatagtcggtcatgcccttggactctattctctaccaaaatgcatgcaagggtactagtgtaatcttataattactaaaagtatgaataaaatgaatggattttaataaataaactacaattccataaatcatcaaattaatactataaatactatgagattttacaagtttaacaaaatcatgatcaaaaattttggacaaagaaatatttttaaaagcattttcaagtattacactctaatatataatctatgtataaaaagaatttacacacaataatacacataataattcacaacaaaacgactttccactacaattatatatgtatatcatatcacgtaatcgctcgcattacaatttaccactatttacgataatctctactattattaaatcgcgtagccgcaactattaaattaacatcGAATCGTGCAAGATAATTAATCGCGTAGCTAAATTTCTTGCATACgactatttatacacgaaatataatctaattatgccatcaagtcatgtataaatcccaattatcactaaatcacgtaacaagaaatcttactcgcgtacaaattatatcgcgtagaaattatattagtgatacttgcaataccacataacaagagaatatttatatatatacacatataacgATTCCACGTATCGACATACTAACATAGGATATAAGTATCGTGCTTATGAAGAAGTTCAAAATTACCGGTTGTTACATCCTCTCCCCCTtataggattctgtcctcagaatctagGAGAATAATTGAGGATACCGATTCCGCATATCAGACTCTAGCTCCCAAGTGGCTTCTTCTACCCTTGGATTCCTCCACAACACTTTTACCAAGCTTACTGATTTCTTCCTAAGTTTTCTTTCTTGCCGATCTAGTATTTGTACGGGATGTTCTTCATATGATAAATCAGTCTGGATCTCCACTGGTTCACTTTCTATCACATGATTGGCGTCCGGATTATACTTCTTGAGTAATgagacatgaaacacattatgcaCGTACTGATATTGTGGTGGCAATGCTAACTCGTAGGCAACTTTTCCAACTTGGTTCAAGACTTCAAAAGGTCCAATGTATCTTGGTGCTAGTTTTCCTTTCTTACCAAATCTGGTCAAACCCTTCCACGGTGATATTTTTAGCAATACAGCTTCCCCAATTTCAAACTTCACATCTTTTCGAGCGGGGTCCGCGTACTTCCTCTGTCTGTCTTGTGCAGCAATTAGTCTCTTCTTGATTACTGTGATGGTGTCCTTCATTTGTTGTACCAATTCAGGTCCTAAAACCTTcccttctccaacttcatcccaattcgTCGGTGTTCTGCATTTCCGTCCATATAAAGCTTCGTATGGTGGCATGCCAATGCTGGAATGGTAACTATTATTGTATGAAAACTCCACAAGGGGTAAATGTTCGTCCCAACTTCCCGAAAAGTCAATGGCACAGCTTCGCAACATatcttcaatggtttggattgttcgttcgctttggccgtcagtttgtggatgatatgccgtgcTCATGTTCAACTTCGTCcctaaatgttcttgaaattgcctccaaaatctcgaattgaaTCGTGGGTCCCGATCTGAAACTATTGATATAGGTACACCATGTCTTAACACGATTTCGCGTACATACATATGAACTAGTCTGTCTAAAGAAGATTTCTCATTAATTGGAAGAAAATGTGCCGATTTCGTAAGACGGTCAACTATTACCCAAATTGCATCGTGTCCAGAACGCGTTCGAGGTAATCCTACTACAAAGTCCATGGCAATATTTTCCCACTTCCATTTTGGAATCTTCAATGGCTGAATCAGACCACTCGGTCTCTGATGTTCGGCTTTTACCCTTTGGCATGTATCACATTTTGAAGTCCATTCTGcaatttctcttttcatgtTCGGCCACCAGAAATTCTTCTTTAAGTCTTGGTACATCTTGGTGCTTCCCGGGTGAATCGAAAATCTAGAGTTGTGTGCTTCTTgcaaaatttcattcttcaattcagtcacattcggaatccaaattcttgatgaaaatcttaacacaccttgctcatctttctgtgtacaaatttcttctccCGTCAACTGATTATCTTCTCGAGTTATCACTTCGTCTTGatatttctttatcttctctaaCAGAGTTGGTTTAAAGGTAATGGCATAACACATTTCTTCTGCCCCTCCAAGTTCACAAAACTCTAATTGCAACTTCTCAATTTCATTTGACAACTCCTTTGGCATTGAAATCACATTTAACTTCTCTTTTCTGCTTAATGCGTCCGCTACCACGTTGGCCTTCCCAGGATGATATTGTATCGAACAATCATAGTCTTTGATCAACTCCAACCATCGGCGCTGTCTCATGTTTAGCTCTTTTTGAGTGAAAAGGTACTTCAGGCTCTTATGATCTGTATATATCTCACATTTCTCCCCGTACAAGTAGTGTCTCCACAATTTCAAAGCAAAAACTATCGCAGCCAATTCTAAATCATGAGTTGGGTACTTCTGTTCATGTGGCTTAAGTTGTCTCGAAGCGTACGCTATTACTTTTCcatgttgcatcaacacacATCCAAGTCCTTTGTAAGAGGCGTCACTGTATATCACAAAATCTCCCTTGTCATCGGGTAATGCTAAAACCGGTGCAGTTACTAGTCTTTgcttcaactcttgaaaactaCTTTCACACTTCcccgtccattcaaacttctcattcttccttgTTAATTTGGTCAATGGTACggcaatcttcgaaaaatctttcacaaacct
This region includes:
- the LOC135150326 gene encoding uncharacterized protein LOC135150326; the encoded protein is MPFSDEKRYRWTNEQSSLIAKLFWQKCATRTKDKLSKDRANAIRLAGDAHPGQGVEYMHEYNPWWCSADVWSQMCDQWRDPIWLKRRKTAAENRAAGVRDGEKAKGTYKGGSISQLAHLVARESASKGEPIHWLDVYVATRDGLPDAVKTADNYRLLMDERYPVGTPRPHIDQELWERASIVKKNYVKGQGRRTRPSIYGSGSTQSSQFSTHPASHHTPADCVRAICRDRELLLTLGGHLGAMDPEELARAVSAAAAAQEQEQQQHGDEGSQHDEHDARDDEAGGS